The uncultured Desulfovibrio sp. genome segment AGGGGATCATTGGCCGCCATGAGCTTGTCGCCCTGACCAGCCCTGGCGGTAGCGGCTTTGTCCTGCGAGGGCTGCGGCGCGGCGAGGGCCGTGCCCTCCGTCTTTTCAGGCGCGGCCTCTGGCATATCCAGCCGGGGGCGCTGCGGCGCTTCGGAAGAAGCATCGCTGACCTGCTGCAAAGGCGCTTCGGCCACAAGCTGGCCTTTCTGGAAATCGGCGCGCATACCCAGATCGCGCGGTGTCCATTCCATTCCAACAATGCGGAACTTCTGGTCGTTACCGCGCTGCCAGTACAAACGGCGCACACCTTCTGTGGAAAGATTGGATGCCGTATAGAGCTGCTCTGACCAGGTCACCCAATACCCCGGCCCTTCCAGCACATTGATCTTGCGATTGAAAATCTTGATGAACTGGAGCGACTTGAACAGACGCTCCTTGTTCTGCCGAAAGGCCGTAAAATTTTCCGTCATAGCCTTGGAATAGGCATCGGGATTATAGTAATCAAACATCTTGACCGAACGGGAGGCCCAGGCGGTGCTCCAGTTCTGCATCAGGCGGCGCAGTTCGTTGGCGGTGCTGCTGTCGGGCCGGGGCTGGGCGGTCTCGTCCATATTTTCGGCCAGAACCACTGCCGTACCGGGCGTCAGCTGCGGCCCGACCTCGTCGATTTCCTTAAGCCCAATGGCCACGCAGCCACGTGTGGAAAGCGGTTCAATACCAAACCCCTTGCTGTGAATCCAGATGCCGTGGCCGGTTTTGCCGCGCAGACGATCCACGGGGTTGGGATAATTCAGGGTATAGGCAATGCCGCCGTATTCCTTGAAATCCAGCCCGCTGGCAATTTTGTATTCCACAAAGTAGATGCCTTCAGGCGTACGCAGATCGTTGAGCGCCTGCTTGTCGCCGGGCAACTGGCCTGTGGTGCAGGGAAAGGTGTATTTGAGCTTGAGGGGGCTTTTCTTCTCAAAAAACATGAAGGTCTGACGTTTTTTGTCCACAGCCACCAAATGCGTAGGAAGCCCCTCGTTGTACAGAGAGGCTTGCCATTCTTCGGCCTGCGCCAGATGTGGAGCGGCGAGGGGACAACCAATGCCAAAGGCCATCAGCAGCCCCGAGGCCATGCATCTGACAAGGCAATTGGCCAGACAACTGACCAAAGGCCTGACAATGGAACTGGCCGCAGAACCCATCAAGCATTGCGTCAATGCCAGGGGCAAGGCGCGCGGGCCGGTGGGGACCTTAACGCGCAAGGTCCACCAATTCCGCACGGGTAAAGAGCGCAAGCAGGTCATATCCCGCCTCACGGAGCTTTTCCCGGCCACCTTCCTCCCGATCCAGAATGGCGCAAACCGCCACAATGGACAGGCCAGCATCAGCAATACGATCGCAGGCCTTCAGCAGAGAACCGCCGGTGGTAACAACGTCTTCAAGCATTGCCACGCGGTCGCCCGCGCAGAAATTACCCAGCCCTTCAACAAACTGCCCTGTGCCGTGCCCCTTGGCTTCCTTGCGGACCAAAAGGCCGTTCAACGGTCTGCCCTGTTCGTGAGAGATGACCGTGGTGGCTGCAACCAGAGGGTCAGCGCCCATGGTCATGCCGCCCACACCCTTGATATCCATCTCGCGGAGCATGTGGTTGAACAGTGTTCCAATAAGCCACGATCCTTCGGCATGGAGCGCCGTGACGCGGCAATCAAAATAATAATCGCTTCTGCGTCCTGATGCCAGCACAAAATCTCCCTCACGGTATGATTTTTCTACCAGCAGGCGGGCAAGGCGGCGCTTGAGCGCCAGCAGTTCTTCAGAAGAAAGAATTTGCATGACAGATCCTTACGCCTTGTTGGCCGCAGCGTTCTTGAACACCCGGGCAAAAATTTCATCTTCGTGTTGCAGATAGTACGAAGGGTCAAAAAGCTCGGCCAGCGCAGCTGCGCCCAGCCGCCCGCTCATGTCGGCATCGTTGCGCACCAGATCGGGGAAGGGCGTGCGGCTTTCCCAGCTCTGCATGGCAAGGCGCTGCACGGCTTCATAAGCCTGCTGACGCGGAAGCCCGGTGGCAATAAGAGCCGTCAGCACACGCTGCGAAAAATACAGGCCGTAAGAACGCTCCATATTTTCACGCATGCGCTCGGGCTTGACCACCAGACCTTCAAGCAGCTTGGTGAGGCGGGTCAGCACGTAGTCGGCCAGGATGGTGGAATCGGGCATGATGACTCGCTCCACTGAAGAATGGCTGATGTCGCGCTCATGCCACAGGGCCTGATTTTCCAGCGAGGCAAGAGCGTTGGTGCGCAAAAGGCGCGAAAGACCGCTCATGTTTTCTGCCGAAATGGGGTTCTTTTTGTGCGGCATGGCCGACGAACCCTTCTGCCCCTTGGCAAAGCCTTCTTCCACCTCAAGCACTTCCGTGCGTTGCAGGTGGCGCAATTCAACGCACAGGCGCTCCACGCCGCCAGCCAGTACGGCAAGCGAGGTGAAGAAGTGGGCGTAACGGTCGCGCTGAATGATCTGGGTGGAGTGTGGATCAACCTCAAGCTCAAGATAGCTCAGGGCGCGCTGCTCAAGCTCGGGCGACAAAAATGCATAGGTGCCCACCGCGCCAGAAATTTTGCCCACGCGCACGCTTTCAATCCCGGCCCCAACCCGGGCAAGGTGCCGCTCAAACTCGGCGTAGAATCCGGCCATTTTGAGTCCAAAGCTGGTGGGTTCCGCGTGGATGCCGTGGGTGCGGCCCATGCACAGCACACCCTTGTGCCGGCGGGCCAGACTTTCAATGGCGGTCAGGAGCTCGCGGATGTCCTTGAGGATCAGACGCCCGGCCTGCATGAGCAGAAGGGCGTTGGCCGTATCCACGATATCGGAGGAGGTACAGCCCAGATGGATGTAGCGCGCGTCTTCCGCGCCAACTTTTTCTTCAAGCGAGGTCAAAAAAGCGATGACGTCGTGGCGGGTCACTTCTTCGATAGCCAGGATGCGGTCCACATCAATGGAAGCCTTGGCCTGAATATTTTCCACCGCGGCGGCTGGGATGCGGCCCATGTCGCTCCAGGCCCGGCAAACGGCAACTTCCACATCAAGCCATGCCTGATAGCGGTTCTCAAGGGTCCAGATACGGCCCATTTCCTGACGGGTGTAGCGATCAATCATGGCTGCCTCATGAAGCCGAGCTGGCGGCTTTGGTGGGTGCCGACGCTGCGGACCCTGTGGTTGGCGTAGGGGCGGAGGCCGCCTTGGCGGCGCTGTTTCCAGAATCGGATGCAGATGCGGAGGCTTTTTCGCCTGCCGTACCGCTGGAAGCGGGGGCAGAGGAACCGCCGGAGGTACCGGAGGAGGCCGTTGAGCCGCCTTCTTCCGTGACGCCCTTGCGGTAGCCGTAGTCGCTCACATACCAGCCGCCGCCCTTGAGGACGAACGATGTGTGCGACATGATGCGGGGCGAAGGCTCACCGCACTCGGGGCAGGGTTCCTGCCCGTGGGATTCCGATACCTTGACCCATTCCTCAAACGTATGCTGACACTTGGGGCACTGATATTCGTAGATAGGCATGGTAACACTAAAAAGGCCATGACACGGCATGCTGCCGCGCTGACCGCTGCTGCTTGTTTGCGCCCCGCGCGGCTGCCAAGAGGCAGCCGGGCCGAGCACCATATGTGACGGCGCGTCAATTCGCAGCCGTCGGAACGCCGGTTTCCCGTGTCCGAAGCTTAGGCCTTGGCAGCCTTGGCTTCGCGCACGCGCTGCTTCAGACGCTCTTCACGGCGCTTACGGCGGCGATCCAGTTCTTTCTTACGCTCAATTTTCTTATGTGCCATGATTCCCTCCAGGGGCAAGCCCCGTTAATATAAGTGGGTATTCATATGCTCTTTGATCGGCAAAGTCCAGCCCCGAGCCACATTCCGGGTCGAAAACACTGACCGCAGGCGGAAAAATATCTGCCTCGCCTAGTGCCTTCCGGTGCGGTTGCCCGCATCGTAAAAGCCGCTGATATTACCGCCAGCCTCCAGTCCGCACGGCCAGAAACCATGACGGATCAGGGTGTTCCGCAATTCCGGGAGCAGGTCTTCCGGCAGTTTTTCAGCCTGCAACACAGGCTCCGGCGTGAGCCGCAGACGAAAATCCCCCAGCGCGCCCACGCTGCCCTCCTCCAGCACAACACATTGCGACTCCCCTTGTGCGGGGGCGGTTGCTCCCAATTCTGCAAGATCGGCCTCCGCCGCTGCCAGACGCGTCAGCGTGTCGGCCTCGGGCCTCATGCCATAGGCCAGCCGCGTCAGCAGGCAGGGCCGTGCGCGCTGCCACGGCCTGTCCAGCCCAGTGGATCGGGCAGCCTCGCGCACTTGCGCCTTGGTCAGCCCGGCTTCGGCCAGGGGGGAACGCACGCGACCTTCTTCAAGTGCACGCAAGCCCGGTCTGTAGGCCTGCAAATCATCCGCATTGGTGCCATCGCAGAGCACGCGGTCATGAGCTTCCGCCATGGGAGCAAGCTCGCCACGCAACAGAGCCACAAGCCCGGTTTTGCAGCCGTAGCAGCGTTGGGGGCTGTTGGTCTCCACCTCCGCCAAGGCAAGAGGATCAAACCGCGCCGTATGCAGGCGCAGGCCGCGCTCACTCGCCCAGGCTGCGGCACCGGCGCTTTCCTGCGGGGGAATGTGCGGGCCGTAAACATGCACGCCCAGCACGTCGCAACCGCATAACAGGGCCGTGTGACATAAAAAACGACTGTCCAGCCCGCCGGAAAAAGCCACCGCCACGCGGGGCAGATCGCGCAGCACAGTGGCAAGCGCAGATGGAACCTGATCCGCACGGAAAGGATTTTTACTCATATCTTCTACTCTTGGTGCAACAAAAGGCCGCACAAAACTGGGGCGAAGCCTACCAGGTCATGCGCACCTTGGCCCCGTGCCCGGCCATATATTCCTTGCACTGCCGGATGGAATACTGCCCATAGTGAACAATGGACGCGATCAGCGCAGCGGAGGCCCTGCCCTCGGTAACAGCCTCAAGCATGTGACGCGGTTCGCCCGCTCCGCCGGAAGCGATTACAGGGATGGACACGGCATCGACTATGGCGCGGGTCAGCTTGAGTTCGTAGCCGTCCTTGGTGCCATCCGCATCAATGGAATTGACGCAGAGTTCGCCAGCGCCCAGCTCCTGGCAGCGGCGCGCCCAGGCAATGGCGTCCAGCCCCATGCGTTTACGACCGCCGTGGATGACGATTTCGTAGCCGGAGGGAATTTCTGCGCTTACCGGAACAGCCAGCACGTCCATGCCCACCACGATAGCCTGGGAGCCGAAGGCATCCGCGCCATCGCTGATGATGTGCGGATCCTTGACCGCCGCCGAATTGACCGAAACCTTTTCCGCCCCGGCCAGCAGCACCGCGCGCATGTCTGCCACGCTGGAAATGCCGCCGCCAACAGAAAAGGGAATGAAAATCTGCTCCGCCACGTGCTCCACTACATCAATAAAGATACCGCGCGCCTCGGCAGAGGCCGTGATGTCGTAGAACACGATTTCGTCCGCGCCTTCCTCATAATACCGCCGTGCGGTTTCAACCGGATCGCCGATGTCTTCGTTGCCCACAAATTTGACGCCCTTGGTCAGCCGCCCGTTGCGCACATCCAGGCAGGGAATCACTCGCTTACTGAGCATGACGCGCCTCGCAGTAGTCGTAGAAGTTGCGCAGAATTGTCAGCCCCGGACGCCCGCTTTTTTCGGGGTGGAACTGGGTGGCCCACAGGCCGTCGCGCCCGTATACGGAGCAGAATTCTTTGCCGTAGGTGGTGGTGGCGATCACAAAAGTGGGGTCCGGCTCCACATAATAGCTATGCACAAAATAGAATTCCGCTGTGGGGGCAACGCCCGCGAGCAGGGGGCAGGGGGCGGATACTTTCAGGCTGTTCCAGCCCATGTGCGGGATGGGCGCGGGGGTGCCGTCCTCTTCGCGCATGTTGTCTTCAAAACGGCGGCAAAGTCCCGGCACGATGCCAAGGGTTGTGGTGTCGTTTTCTTCACTGCGGTCAAGCAGAATCTGGCAGCCCAGACAGATGCCCAGCAGGGGTTGGCCGCGCTTGACGGCCTCGCGCAGCAGCACGTCAAGGCCCGTGGGGTGCAGGGCGCGCATGGCCTGCCCGGCAGCGCCCACACCGGGAAAAATGATGCCGTGGGCGCGCTCCAGTGTTGCGGGGTCCGCCGTGATGGCGCAAGGTATTCCCAAATGTTCAAGGGCGCGGCGCACGCTCGTCTGATTGCCTGCCTTGTAGTCCAGAATGGCCAGCATGGTGCATCCTCTGCTTGTTGTTGCCGTGGGGGGATTGGCGGCTGGTGGCTTTGAAAGGTGGATCATACCTTTTTGCCGCTGCGCAGGCAACGCGCAGGCTGGCATGATGCCCCGGCATCGCAGGAAAAATCAGCGCACTGGCAAGCGGCGGCGGCAAACCTTTTGCGGAATGACGTGACAATTTCAATGTTCACGATTATTATAGAAACCGTGAACATTAGAACTTCCCATGCAAAAAATTTTTTTAATATTTTACGGCATTTATCACGCCATTTGCGCAGGAGGCCAGCATGTATTTTCCCACTGCAGGCATTGAGTGCAATCCTTTTGTTCCTTTTGCGGTGGCTCTTGGCATCTCTTTTTTCACATCCATGGGCGGCATCTCGGGCGCTTTTTTGCTGCTGCCGTTTCAGATGAGCGTTCTGGGCTATACCAACCCCAGCGTCAGCGCCACCAACCAGTTCTTTAACGTGCTGGCCTGCCCCTCGGGCGTATGGCGCTACTGGCACGAGGGGCGGCTTGTGTGGCCGCTGGCCGTTACCATTGCCCTGGGCACATTGCCTGGCGTGTTTATCGGGGCCATCGTGCGCATCAATCTGCTGCCCAATCCCCAGAGCTTTAAAATCTTTGCAGGCCTTGTGCTGCTGTACATCGGCGGGCGCATGGCCATGACCACATGGCAAGGCAGGGCCTCGCTGTGGTCGCGCAAGGAAAAGAAAGAGAACATGCCCACCTGCGAGGACAAAAACGGCAGGCTCATGTGCTGTCACGTGCTCTACTGGAACATGAAGGAAGTGGCCTTTGTGTTTCAGGAAACCAAGTATGTTGTCGCCACCCGGGCGCTTATACTGCTGAGCCTTGTGGTGGGCCTTGTGGGCGGCATCTACGGCATCGGCGGCGGGGCCATCATGGCGCCGTTTCTGGTTTCGTTTTTCGGGCTGCCTGTCTATGTTGTTGCAGGCTCCACGCTCTTTGCCACATTTGTAACATCCGTGGCGGGCGTGTCATTTTACGCCCTGCTCGCGCCCTTTTACCCGGATATGGCCGTTGCGCCCGACTGGCGCATGGGCGTTCTGGTGGGCCTTGGCGGCATGTGCGGCATGTATGCCGGGGCGCGTTGCCAGAAGTTTGTGCCTTCCATTGCCTTGAAGGCCCTTTTGACCGCAGTTTTGCTCTTTACAGCCGTGCGCTATTTGGGCCAAGGTTTCTAGCGCCGCTGCCGCCCGAGTTTTTCTGGCCGGAGCGCTTTCGACCTGCCACAGGGCAGCGCCGGAGGCGCTTCGCCTGTTTTGGGCGGGCAGCAAAGCCCCCACGGCGCGCGTTTTGCAGTATCGCGCGCGGCACTGTAAAGGAAATTGCAATGAATGATTCTTCCCGGTTGCCCATTGGCCTGTTTGATTCCGGCATGGGCGGCCTCACGGTTTTCAAGGCCCTTGCAGAATGTCTGCCCGACGAAGATCTGCTCTATCTTGGCGACACCGCCCGCCTGCCCTACGGCACCAAGGGGCGCGACACCATCACGCGCTATACGCTCAAGGCCGCTCAAAAGCTGGTGGACATGGGCGTTAAAATGCTCGTTATTGCCTGCAACACGGCAACCTCTGCGGCGCTTTCCGCAGTGCGGGAGCAGTTTGCCCCGCTGCCGGTCATGGGCGTGGTGGATCCCGGCGCGCAGGCGGCCGCCGCAGCCAGCGCCAACGGTCATATAGTTGTAGTGGCGACAGAGGCCACCATCTCCGGCGGCGCATACCAAAAGGCCATTGCCCGCATTCGGCCTGACGCCGTTGTGACCGGGCGTGCCTGCACCCTCTTTGTGCCCCTTGCCGAAGAAGGCTGGATGAACGGCCCTATTGTGGAAGGCGTTGCAAGGCGCTATCTGGCTGATATTTTTCCGCTTGAGGGAGCCGCCCCCACCGGGAATCTGGAACCAGACACCCTGCTGCTTGGCTGCACGCACTTTCCACTGTTGCAGGAGGCATTGCAAAACGTGGTGGGGCCACAGGTGCGGATAGTGGATTCTGCCGCCACCACGGCACAGTGCGTGGCTGACGAACTGAGGGCCACCAACCTGCTGCGATCTGCGGATAGCGGCGCGCACTACCGCTTTTTGACCACTGACAATGCCGCCCGCTTTGCCCGGACAGGCAGCCTCTTTCTGGGCCGAAACCTCGGCGATGCCGAAGTTTGCCTGGTTGATCTGTAACAGTATTTTTTAATCATTATATTTCGGGCAGATAAAAAAATTCCAGTAAGGGGCAGACTCTTGCACCGAGCCTGTTTGCCCAAACGGTTTTTCGTGAAAAGCTAGAGCAGACGCGGGATTCTGCGCTTTTTCGTTGACAGGAAACCGCCCCTAACGTAAGGAAACAAAAGTTCTGACCGCAGCAGAAGCGGTTTTGCTTACGATTCCCCCATGACGTGAAAAAGCCTTGGCGGCTTTTTTGCGGCTGTTTCTTTTGAGTGCGGCGAATCGGGCTCAGGCACCAGACTTCTGGCATGTCGACCCGATCCGGCTTGCAGGGAATAACCGAAATCCTTTATGGAGTAGCATCATGACCAAAGCTGAGCTCGTAGAAAAGATCCATGCCAAAGCCGGCCTGCCCACCAAGGCCAAAGCCGAAGAAGCTCTTGACGCCGTGGTGGCCTCGCTGCGCGAAGCCCTGGCCTCTGGCGAATCCGTGACCTTTACCGGTTTCGGCAGCTTCAAGGTGGTTGAGCGCGCCGCCCGCAAGGGTCGCAACCCCCGCACCGGCAAGGAAATCACCATTCCTGCCAGCAAGGTTGCCAAGTTCACGCCCGGCAAGGGCCTGAAAGACGCCATTAAGTAAGTGGCGTAGCAGCACAATTTTTTCGGCGGCGCTATTGCCTTCACACAGGGTAATCGCGCCGTCGATATTTTCTCCTGCCATGTACGCGGCATTTTGGCCGCCTCTGCATAAAGCCGGAGAAAACACCCCTGCGGAGGGGTGGCAGAGCGGTTGATCGCGGCGGTCTTGAAAACCGTTGAAGGTGTGAGCCTTCCGGGGGTTCAAATCCCTCCCCCTCCGCCAGTTTGAGAAGCTTATAAAGCGGCTGGAATCCCACAGGATTTCAGCCGCTTTTTGTTTGGTTGTCAAAAAAATGCTGAGCATGCAGCCCACACGCATTAGCCAAGCAGTTACTCCACCATCTGCGCTAGGGCAAAAGGCATTTAAATTTTCTAGCACCCCTGCGTATAGAACAATGCCAGCCCGCCGCGCGCGGTTTCGCGGTAGTCGTCCTTCATGTCGCGGCCTGTCTGGTTCATGGTGCGGATGCAGAGATCAAGCCCCACAGGGTGCTTGGTGCCCTGCCCGGTGCGGGCCATCATCCAGGCGTTCCACGACTTCACGGAGCTCATGGCATTGCGCGAAATACAGGGAATCTGCACATAGCCGCCCACAGGGTCGCAGGTCATGCCCAGATGGTGCTCCAGCGCAAATTCCGCTGCATTTTCCACCACGTCGGGTGTTTCGCCCATGACCTGCGACAGCATGGCAGCCGCCATGCTTGAGGCGGAACCGATCTCGCCCTGACAGCCCACATCCGCGCCCGCCACACTGGCGTGCCGCTTGATAAGCGTCCCCACCATGGAGGCCACCAGCAGGCCGTCCACAAGGTCGGCCTCTGTTTTGCCGCGCTCCTTGATGAGCATGTGCACCACCGCAGGCATAACCCCTGCCGAACCCGCCGTGGGCGCTGTCACAATGGGGTGCCCCATGGCGTTTTCTTCCGACCCGGCCTGCCCGTAGGCCGACAGCCGCGCCGCAAAGGCATCGGCTGGCTCCGGCGAGCTGGCGGCCTGCTCCAGCATGAGCTTGGCCCGGCGCTCCAGACCAAACGGCCCCTTGAGCTTGCCTTCCAGCCCAAGGCCCGTAACGGCACAACTGTCCATCACGTGGATGATGCGCTGCGCGCCCTGCCGGATGTTCTGTTCCGACTGCCCGGTGATGGCCATTTCATTTTCAAGCATAATGAGCGGGATGCTCTTGCCCGTGGTCTTCACGATTTCAAGCAGGCCGTTCATGGAATCAAATGCATGCACGGGCTTGCCTTTGTCCGGAGCCTTCCAGCCCTTCCACTGCAAAAATCCGCCGCCCACGGAATAGTATTCGCGCGAGGCAAGCTGCTTGCCCTTGCCCAGCAACTCGATGATCAGCACGTTGCTGAACGGAGCCTCGATGGTGCCCTGCTCAAAGATCACGTCCGAATCCTTGAGCGGAATCCGGGCCGGGCCAAGCACCACTGTGCGGGTGTCGTCCGGCTTTACAAAAAGATTGTCCAGAAATTCGGCCTTGCATTCATCGGGCTTTTGCCCGAGCAGGCCCGCCGCCACGGCGCGGTCAGTGCCGTGCCCCTTGCCCGTGGCCGAGAGGCTGCCGTACAGGTGCACCTTGACGGCGTCCGCCTGGGCAAGCTGCTCCTGCGGCAACTGGGCGCACAGATGGATAAAGTCATTGCCCGCCGACATGGGCGCAATGGTGTGCGAACTGGAAGGGCCAGGGCCGATCTTGAACATCTCGAACACAGTCACATCAATGGGATTGGCGCACACGGAGCCAGGCTTCCACAGAGGGTCAAAGCCTGCCCACGTGAGCGAGGGCAGGCACAGGCCCGCGCCCGTCACAGCCATTGATTGCAGGAAACGCCGACGATTACAGTACATACATGCATCCTCCTGAGTTATCTGGCAGATTGCGAAGCCGACTGCCGGGGCTTTTGGTACGAAACCGGGCCGGTGGAATAGTTGGTACGGGGCAGCCATGCATCGGGATAGCCGATGTTCTGGGCCATTTTGTCCGGGCTGTTGAGAAAACCCTGACAGTGCCGCGCCACCAGTTGGGGGAAAAATTCCCGCCAGTCGCGCAACGCTCCCTCCGCCTGCGTCCGCAGGGCCTTGGCAAAGGCAGCCTGCGCCTGCGCCGGGGATGATGCCGCCTTGGGGGCCAGTTCCTTTTGCAGCGCGGCTACGCGGGCGGCAAAGGCGGCTTCCATGCTGGCAGCTCTGGTCTGAATCTCCTGAGAAATCAGGTCGTAACGGATGTTGGCGTAATCGCTCACCAGGGAATAGGCCCACCATGCGGAATCATTGGCAAAGCGGCGGGTGTCGCCTTGTTCGTAGCCTGCGGGCATGGGGGCGACCGCCAGCGGCACAAAGACAGATTCCGCCGCCGGAGCGAGCGCAACCCAGCACACCAGCGCCAGCGGTTCCGGCACATCGGGCCGATACTGGGCAATGGTTGTGTAGCCCACATAATACATGCCCATGGGCCGTTCCCACGCGCCTTCAAGCTTGGTGGTTGGGCTTACGTCGCCGCTGGGGTCCTTGGGACCGATAATGCGGTTGGGATTGCCAAACGGCCCCGCCGCAACGCCCTTGGTAAGGTCGAATTCCGTTCCCTCGTAGTGGTCGCGGTGCATGCGCTTGATGTCGTTCAGGCTCAGCAGCTTGTCCGGCTTGACGGAAAAGGGATAGGCGCGTGTTGCGCCGCTTTCCACCCAGGCGGGCAGTTTCAGCGAGGGTGCCGCCAGAGAGAGCGCCCGCCACACGCGCCGCAGCGAGTAATACGGATGGTTGTATTCGCCATCGCTCACGGTGGTCAGCCAGTCCAGAGGCTTGGACGCATCCTTGGGGCTGCGCATGTTGTACTTGTCTACCGTGGCAAACAGGCTTTTGCCGTACATCTGGTCAGGGTTGCCGGGCGTGATGTCGCGGATGCGAAATTCATTGGCCGCCACAAAAAACTGACCGTCCGGCACGCGCTGGGCCACCCACAGCCCGCCGGTACCCGCCGGGGAGGGAGCCATTTCCATAACCCATGCTTCGTTTGTGTCGGCCACGGGCAGGGTTTCGCCCGTCCCGTAGTAGCCATACTGCTCAATGAGCGCGCCCATCAGCTCAATGGCCTCGCGGGCGGTTTTGCAGCGTTCCAGCGCCACGCGCGCCAGCTCGGACGAATAGAAAATGCGCTTGCCCGGCTCTGCCGTGCAGGTATTGTGCGCCCCATCCGTGCATTCGCCAAACATGAGGCCATGCTCGTTCATGATGGCGTAGTTGCCGTCAAGATAGGCAAAGGTGTGCCGCACCTGCGGGATAAAACCGATGGCAATCGTGCGCGGCGTATCCGGGTGGTTATAACCCGGCGCGCGCTTGGGGTCTGAAAGGCGGGGAACAAGAAAGGTATTGGTGGCGGGATTTTCCTTCACCGCCACGGCGGAATCGTACACAGGGCGCTGCGCGCCTTCCGGCCAGTCACGGGCGGGAACATACACAATGGACTGGTCGTTGAGGTCGTTGTCGTCAGAATGGCTTACCATCACGGAGCCGTCTGCGCTGGCCCCCCTGGTAACAATAAAGGTAGTGCAGGCAAGGGCTGCCTGGGGCAGCAGCAGGGCCAGAGAAACACAGCATAAGACGATCAGCCGCTTCATGGAACCTCCATAAAAAATCAGACCGTAACATCCCGCATGTTCAAACCGATACGCAAAAACGCCAGCGACCCCGGCGGTAGACGCTGGAATGCTGTAAATCAAATCAGCAAACTGTTTTTCTTTTTTGTAACGCAGGGGCGGCAGGGGCACAAGGATTGCGCAGGCCGAAGTGCTTTTTGATTGTAAAACAGTAGCAATCCGAGCCGAGAATTGTTATTGGTAATCCATTGTCATCTCCAGATCAGCACATCCCGCATTTGTAAAAATGCCGGGGTTCCCGTCCAGGTTTCAACGGCAGCAATTCCCCGCCCAGCGCTGTTTCAGGCGCCCACCCAATGACGGCATGAACCGCCACGGAGGTTTG includes the following:
- a CDS encoding L,D-transpeptidase family protein encodes the protein MAFGIGCPLAAPHLAQAEEWQASLYNEGLPTHLVAVDKKRQTFMFFEKKSPLKLKYTFPCTTGQLPGDKQALNDLRTPEGIYFVEYKIASGLDFKEYGGIAYTLNYPNPVDRLRGKTGHGIWIHSKGFGIEPLSTRGCVAIGLKEIDEVGPQLTPGTAVVLAENMDETAQPRPDSSTANELRRLMQNWSTAWASRSVKMFDYYNPDAYSKAMTENFTAFRQNKERLFKSLQFIKIFNRKINVLEGPGYWVTWSEQLYTASNLSTEGVRRLYWQRGNDQKFRIVGMEWTPRDLGMRADFQKGQLVAEAPLQQVSDASSEAPQRPRLDMPEAAPEKTEGTALAAPQPSQDKAATARAGQGDKLMAANDPLVPRRSSATPPAEVNWGARPAMEEAARSEAESAPKATPVKPADQAVKSAEAQQAVNLPAPTSVQAPIAAPAQANAPVAAAAQQLTLTPEVRAALEKAVQAWNADFSARSTNIASLYDQAKYNREAGTPRGYSYSSTMREFDRRFAVPWLRLISRKPKLEIQGSLAVSHCEQLVVAPNGMEQGVRSFWWSRDDKGDFRIVASQFKPEELGLAADYLDQVSDAASAMVEKWRKAWEAGRLDEYIEYYADDAIQQGRWGAKNIQKQKELLWQRVQPTLVQITGLRLVADKQGLRADMNQVYADSSGHTDRGTKTILLRFDGKGWRIAREDWAPLGAPVAPIGEAGQ
- the pyrE gene encoding orotate phosphoribosyltransferase, translating into MQILSSEELLALKRRLARLLVEKSYREGDFVLASGRRSDYYFDCRVTALHAEGSWLIGTLFNHMLREMDIKGVGGMTMGADPLVAATTVISHEQGRPLNGLLVRKEAKGHGTGQFVEGLGNFCAGDRVAMLEDVVTTGGSLLKACDRIADAGLSIVAVCAILDREEGGREKLREAGYDLLALFTRAELVDLAR
- the purB gene encoding adenylosuccinate lyase — its product is MIDRYTRQEMGRIWTLENRYQAWLDVEVAVCRAWSDMGRIPAAAVENIQAKASIDVDRILAIEEVTRHDVIAFLTSLEEKVGAEDARYIHLGCTSSDIVDTANALLLMQAGRLILKDIRELLTAIESLARRHKGVLCMGRTHGIHAEPTSFGLKMAGFYAEFERHLARVGAGIESVRVGKISGAVGTYAFLSPELEQRALSYLELEVDPHSTQIIQRDRYAHFFTSLAVLAGGVERLCVELRHLQRTEVLEVEEGFAKGQKGSSAMPHKKNPISAENMSGLSRLLRTNALASLENQALWHERDISHSSVERVIMPDSTILADYVLTRLTKLLEGLVVKPERMRENMERSYGLYFSQRVLTALIATGLPRQQAYEAVQRLAMQSWESRTPFPDLVRNDADMSGRLGAAALAELFDPSYYLQHEDEIFARVFKNAAANKA
- a CDS encoding zinc ribbon domain-containing protein, with product MPIYEYQCPKCQHTFEEWVKVSESHGQEPCPECGEPSPRIMSHTSFVLKGGGWYVSDYGYRKGVTEEGGSTASSGTSGGSSAPASSGTAGEKASASASDSGNSAAKAASAPTPTTGSAASAPTKAASSAS
- a CDS encoding PP-loop family protein; the encoded protein is MSKNPFRADQVPSALATVLRDLPRVAVAFSGGLDSRFLCHTALLCGCDVLGVHVYGPHIPPQESAGAAAWASERGLRLHTARFDPLALAEVETNSPQRCYGCKTGLVALLRGELAPMAEAHDRVLCDGTNADDLQAYRPGLRALEEGRVRSPLAEAGLTKAQVREAARSTGLDRPWQRARPCLLTRLAYGMRPEADTLTRLAAAEADLAELGATAPAQGESQCVVLEEGSVGALGDFRLRLTPEPVLQAEKLPEDLLPELRNTLIRHGFWPCGLEAGGNISGFYDAGNRTGRH
- the hisF gene encoding imidazole glycerol phosphate synthase subunit HisF, with amino-acid sequence MLSKRVIPCLDVRNGRLTKGVKFVGNEDIGDPVETARRYYEEGADEIVFYDITASAEARGIFIDVVEHVAEQIFIPFSVGGGISSVADMRAVLLAGAEKVSVNSAAVKDPHIISDGADAFGSQAIVVGMDVLAVPVSAEIPSGYEIVIHGGRKRMGLDAIAWARRCQELGAGELCVNSIDADGTKDGYELKLTRAIVDAVSIPVIASGGAGEPRHMLEAVTEGRASAALIASIVHYGQYSIRQCKEYMAGHGAKVRMTW
- the hisH gene encoding imidazole glycerol phosphate synthase subunit HisH, producing the protein MLAILDYKAGNQTSVRRALEHLGIPCAITADPATLERAHGIIFPGVGAAGQAMRALHPTGLDVLLREAVKRGQPLLGICLGCQILLDRSEENDTTTLGIVPGLCRRFEDNMREEDGTPAPIPHMGWNSLKVSAPCPLLAGVAPTAEFYFVHSYYVEPDPTFVIATTTYGKEFCSVYGRDGLWATQFHPEKSGRPGLTILRNFYDYCEARHAQ